A region of Saimiri boliviensis isolate mSaiBol1 chromosome 10, mSaiBol1.pri, whole genome shotgun sequence DNA encodes the following proteins:
- the CBLL1 gene encoding E3 ubiquitin-protein ligase Hakai: protein MDHTDNELQGTNSSGSLGGLDVRRRIPIKLISKQANKAKPAPRTQRTINRMPAKAPPGDEEGFDYNEEERYDCKGGELFGNQRRFPGHLFWDFQINILGEKDDTPVHFCDKCGLPIKIYGRMIPCKHVFCYDCAILHEKKGDKMCPGCSDPVQRIEQCTRGSLFMCSIVQGCKRTYLSQRDLQAHINHRHMRAGKPVTRASLENVHPPIAPPPTEIPDRFIMPPDKHHMSHIPPKQHIMMPPPPLQHVPHEHYNQPHEDIRAPPAELSMAPPPPRSVSQETFRISTRKHSNLITVPIQDDSNSGAREPPPPAPAPAHHHPEYQGQPVVSHPHHIMPPQQHYAPPPPPPPPISHPMPHPPQAAGTPHLVYSQAPPPPMTSAPPPITPPPGHIIAQMPPYMNHPPPGPPPPQHGGPPVTAPPPHHYNPNSLPQFTEDQGTLSPPFTQPGGMSPGIWPAPRGPPPPPRLQGPPSQTPLPGPHHPDQTRYRPYYQ, encoded by the exons ATGGATCACACTG ACAATGAGTTACAAGGCACTAATAGTTCTGGATCCTTGGGTGGTCTTGATGTTCGCAGACGAATTCCTATAAAGCTCATCTCCAAGcaagcaaacaaagcaaaacctgcACCTCGAACTCAAAGGACTATAAACAGGATGCCTGCAAAGGCTCCACCTGGTGATGAAG aaGGATTTGATTATAATGAGGAAGAACGGTATGACTGTAAAGGGGGCGAGCTGTTTGGAAATCAGCGGAGATTTCCTGGACACCTTTTTTGGGACTTTCAG ATAAACATCTTAGGTGAAAAGGATGATACACCAGTTCATTTCTGTGACAAATGTGGATTGCCTATTAAAATCTATGGGCGAATG ATTCCATGCAAGCATGTTTTTTGCTATGACTGTGctattttacatgaaaaaaaggGAGATAAGATGTGTCCAGG CTGTAGTGATCCTGTGCAGCGAATTGAGCAGTGTACACGAGGTTCTCTCTTCATGTGTAGCATTGTTCAAGGGTGCAAGAGAACATATTTGTCTCAGAGAGACTTGCAGGCTCATATCAACCATCGCCATATGAGAGCTGGAAAACCCGTTACCCGTGCTTCACTTGAAAATGTTCATCCTCCTATTGCCCCACCACCAACTGAAATCCCCGATCGTTTTATAATGCCACCAGACAAGCACCATATGAGCCATATTCCGCCAAAGCAGCACATCATGATGCCACCACCTCCTTTGCAACATGTGCCACATGAGCACTATAATCAGCCACATGAGGATATTCGTGCTCCTCCAGCAGAATTGTCCATGGCTCCACCTCCACCTCGATCGGTCAGTCAGGAAACCTTTCGTATTTCAACAAGAAAACACAGCAATTTAATAACCGTCCCTATTCAGGATGACTCAAATTCAGGTGCTAGAGAACCACCACCTCCTGCCCCAGCACCTGCTCACCATCATCCTGAATATCAGGGTCAACCAGTGGTATCTCACCCTCATCATATTATGCCTCCACAGCAACATTATgcaccacccccacctcctccaccaccaATAAGCCATCCAATGCCACATCCTCCCCAGGCTGCAGGTACTCCTCACTTGGTATATAGCCAAGCTCCACCTCCACCAATGACCTCTGCTCCACCACCAATAACCCCTCCCCCTGGACATATTATTGCCCAGATGCCACCTTATATGAATCATCCTCCTCCAGGACCTCCCCCACCTCAACATGGTGGTCCACCTGTAACTGCACCCCCTCCTCACCATTATAATCCTAACTCATTACCCCAGTTCACTGAAGATCAAGGAACTCTGAGCCCTCCATTTACACAACCAGGGGGAATGAGTCCTGGTATATGGCCTGCACCAAGagggccacctcctcctccacgaTTGCAGGGCCCGCCTTCTCAAACCCCACTTCCTGGACCACATCATCCAGATCAGACGAGATATAGACCGTATTACCAATGA